In a genomic window of Piliocolobus tephrosceles isolate RC106 chromosome 1, ASM277652v3, whole genome shotgun sequence:
- the LOC111555874 gene encoding zinc finger HIT domain-containing protein 3, with amino-acid sequence MASLRCSTVVCVICLEKPKYRCPACRVPYCSVACFRKHKEQCNPEARPVEKKIRSALPTKTIKPVENKDDDDSIADFLNSDEEEDRVSLQNLKNLGESATLRSVLLNPHLRQLMVNLDQGEDKAKLMRVYMQEPLFVEFADCCLGIVESSQNEDS; translated from the coding sequence ATGGCGTCGCTCAGATGTAGCACTGTCGTCTGCGTGATCTGCTTGGAGAAGCCCAAATACCGCTGTCCGGCCTGCCGCGTGCCCTACTGCTCTGTAGCCTGCTTCCGGAAGCACAAAGAACAGTGCAATCCTGAAGCTCGTcctgttgagaaaaaaataagatcagCTCTTCCTACCAAAACCATAAAGCCTGTGGAAAACAAAGATGATGATGACTCTATAGCTGATTTTCTCAATAGTGATGAGGAAGAAGACAGAGTTTCTTTGCAGAATTTAAAGAATTTAGGGGAATCTGCAACATTAAGAAGCGTATTGCTCAATCCACACCTCAGGCAGTTGATGGTCAACCTCGATCAGGGGGAAGACAAAGCAAAGCTCATGAGAGTCTACATGCAAGAGCCCTTGTTTGTGGAGTTTGCAGACTGCTGTTTAGGAATTGTGGAGTCATCCCAGAATGAGGATTCTTAA